A stretch of the Schistocerca serialis cubense isolate TAMUIC-IGC-003099 chromosome 2, iqSchSeri2.2, whole genome shotgun sequence genome encodes the following:
- the LOC126458383 gene encoding uncharacterized protein LOC126458383 yields the protein MVFEYRCVVFTFGECGDALIIVMNKLKLLDCFRQLSRCYSQRALVCSPHSYISGTAVMPKGITNPNFKEICFTGTKVTSNYKIFQLNDRVTTSFLQFSPNVTQRRPVPPVLDAPNVTSSNMFELPACSVIDYLHEIPVKDISVPTVGNVTEKIAARLIVIRRRKMKKHKLRKLRKRMKFEWAKVRQRRELRKEKKFQAGLIKKIKIAESFDAKAFVAQKLAKAHAAKQTIKS from the exons ATGGTCTTTGAATACAGATGTGTTGTGTTTACGTTTGGTGAGTGCGGTGACGCGTTGATCATTGTTATGAATAAACTAAAACTGCTCGATTGTTTTCGTCAGCTTTCAA GATGCTACTCCCAGAGAGCATTGGTCTGTTCACCCCACAGTTATATTTCTGGGACTGCAGTCATGCCAAAAGGAATTACCAATCCAAATTTCAAAGAAATTTGTTTTACTGGCACCAAAGTAACaagtaattacaaaatatttcagttgaaTGACAGAGTAACAACATCTTTTCTCCAGTTTTCACCTAATGTAACACAAAGGAGGCCAGTTCCACCTGTGCTCGATGCACCTAATGTCACTTCATCAAATATGTTTGAACTTCCAGCCTGCAGTGTTATTGACTATTTACATGAAATTCCAGTGAAGGATATCAGTGTGCCTACTGTAGGAAATGTAACTGAGAAAATTGCTGCACGGCTCATAGTGATCAGGAGGCGAAAAATGAAGAAACATAAATTGCGAAAACTGCGTAAAAGAATGAAATTTGAATGGGCAAAAGTTCGCCAGCGAAGAGAGCtaagaaaggagaagaaatttcAAGCGGGCctgataaagaaaataaaaattgcagaaagTTTTGATGCAAAGGCATTTGTTGCCCAAAAATTAGCTAAAGCCCACGCCGCAAAGCAAACAATCAAATCGTAA